A genomic region of Salvelinus namaycush isolate Seneca chromosome 7, SaNama_1.0, whole genome shotgun sequence contains the following coding sequences:
- the LOC120050925 gene encoding arylamine N-acetyltransferase, pineal gland isozyme NAT-10-like has product MDVQKYFIRIGYEGPALPTPTLDALQRVHRCHLRTVPFENLTIHSGGRVRLDLPHLYDKIVNHRRGGFCFENNGLFSWLLSEMGFEVTILAGQVRNAITGWYGPPFDHFISMVTLDGHRWLCDVAFGGSGFEFPMSLETEEAQKQGHRVYRIRQAGEMHFLEWQDEERETGLWTELYKFTLDTRHRGDFIEMCDYHQSSPSSIFFCKSLCSILKPTGRLTYMGHKLITTQFPSDEARTVTKTTRELTDEEIPDILKEEFGIMLESQLVPKDDTITPPLNIF; this is encoded by the coding sequence ATGGATGTTCAGAAGTATTTTATACGCATTGGGTATGAGGGACCAGCTTTGCCAACGCCGACCTTGGACGCGCTCCAGCGTGTACACCGCTGTCATCTGAGGACTGTCCCGTTCGAGAATCTCACCATCCACAGCGGGGGGCGCGTACGACTCGACCTCCCGCACCTCTATGACAAAATCGTTAACCACCGCCGCGGAGGGTTCTGCTTCGAGAATAACGGTCTGTTCTCCTGGCTTCTGTCGGAAATGGGATTCGAGGTCACCATCCTAGCGGGCCAAGTGAGAAACGCCATCACAGGGTGGTACGGCCCGCCGTTCGACCACTTCATCTCCATGGTGACGCTCGACGGGCATCGGTGGCTGTGTGACGTGGCATTTGGTGGATCTGGGTTCGAGTTCCCCATGTCCTTAGAGACGGAAGAAGCTCAGAAGCAGGGCCACAGAGTGTACAGGATCAGACAAGCGGGAGAGATGCACTTTCTGGAGTGgcaagatgaagagagagaaactGGGCTCTGGACTGAGCTATACAAGTTCACTCTGGACACAAGACACAGAGGAGACTTCATAGAGATGTGTGACTACCATCAGAGCTCCCCTAGCTCCATCTTCTTCTGTAAGTCTCTCTGCTCCATCCTGAAGCCTACCGGGAGGCTCACCTACATGGGCCACAAACTCATCACCACCCAGTTTCCCTCAGATGAAGCTAGGACTGTGACTAAAACCACCAGAGAGCTGACTGATGAAGAGATACCTGACATACTAAAGGAGGAGTTTGGAATCATGCTGGAATCTCAACTTGTCCCAAAGGATGACACTATCACACCACCCCtcaacattttttaa